A region from the Mesorhizobium sp. J8 genome encodes:
- a CDS encoding DUF2231 domain-containing protein — translation MDNPRSTASIAGHPIHPMLVTIPIACFVGTLLTDIAYWRTAEMTWANFSAWLLTVGVIVGILAAIAGLTDFLGGRKIRAQPTAWLHMAGNLVALILSFFNMLIHTRDAWTSVVPTGLILSALVVIILLFTGWLGWGLVYRHHVGVADETV, via the coding sequence ATGGACAACCCGCGATCCACGGCAAGTATAGCCGGCCATCCCATCCATCCCATGCTCGTCACCATCCCGATCGCCTGTTTCGTCGGGACGTTGCTTACCGATATCGCCTATTGGCGAACGGCCGAAATGACCTGGGCCAACTTCTCGGCCTGGCTCCTGACCGTTGGCGTCATCGTCGGCATTCTGGCCGCCATAGCGGGGCTTACGGACTTTCTTGGCGGTCGCAAGATACGCGCTCAGCCGACCGCATGGCTGCATATGGCCGGCAATCTCGTCGCGCTTATTCTGTCCTTCTTCAACATGCTTATCCACACGCGCGACGCCTGGACGTCCGTCGTGCCGACCGGGCTGATCCTGTCGGCGCTGGTGGTGATCATCCTGCTCTTCACGGGCTGGCTCGGCTGGGGGTTGGTCTATCGCCATCATGTAGGAGTAGCCGATGAGACGGTTTGA
- a CDS encoding 2-aminoethylphosphonate--pyruvate transaminase has product MRAETKFAATKPLDAPALGEPYLLTPGPLTTAYAVKQAMLRDWGSWDGDFRAMTAELRRRLLALTGDSRGEFDCVPMQGSGSFCVEAMLGSFVPKDGKVLVLANGAYGLRAAQTMEYIGRAYTLIDKGDYLPPRGEEVATALRADPAITHVIAIHCETSSGILNPVAEISEAVYANGRKLLVDSMSAFGAIPLDVNDIRYEAMVSSANKCIEGVPGFGFVIARKSELEAAKGRSHSLSLDVHAQWTNMNKTGQWRYTPPTHVVAAFLEALRLHEAEGGVAGRGARYTRNRDVMVAGMRELGFETLLKDRWLSPIIVTFFNPAHENFAFDRFYELMKEKGFIIYPGKLTVVDSFRIGCIGQMDEHVMRRVVEAAAQSLNEMGVDTAAPSPAAIAERAKLAA; this is encoded by the coding sequence ATGCGCGCTGAGACGAAATTTGCGGCGACCAAGCCGCTGGATGCGCCAGCGCTGGGCGAACCTTATCTGCTCACTCCCGGCCCGCTCACCACGGCTTATGCCGTCAAGCAGGCGATGCTGCGCGACTGGGGCTCCTGGGACGGCGATTTCCGCGCCATGACCGCTGAGCTGCGCCGCCGCCTTCTGGCGTTGACCGGTGACAGCCGAGGCGAATTCGACTGCGTGCCCATGCAGGGCAGCGGCTCCTTCTGCGTCGAGGCCATGCTAGGCTCGTTCGTGCCCAAGGACGGCAAGGTGCTGGTTTTGGCCAACGGCGCCTACGGCCTGCGCGCCGCGCAGACGATGGAATATATCGGTCGCGCCTACACGCTGATCGACAAGGGGGACTACCTGCCGCCGCGCGGCGAGGAGGTGGCGACGGCGCTGAGGGCCGACCCCGCGATCACGCATGTGATCGCCATCCACTGCGAGACCAGCTCTGGCATCCTCAATCCGGTCGCCGAGATATCGGAAGCCGTCTATGCCAATGGCCGCAAGCTTCTGGTCGATTCCATGAGCGCGTTCGGCGCCATCCCGCTCGACGTCAACGACATCCGCTATGAGGCGATGGTTTCGTCCGCCAACAAATGCATCGAGGGCGTGCCGGGCTTCGGCTTCGTCATCGCCCGCAAGAGCGAGCTCGAAGCCGCCAAGGGACGCAGCCACTCGCTGTCGCTCGACGTCCATGCGCAATGGACGAACATGAACAAGACCGGGCAATGGCGCTATACGCCGCCGACGCATGTCGTCGCGGCCTTCCTGGAGGCGTTACGTCTGCACGAGGCCGAGGGCGGCGTTGCCGGACGCGGCGCGCGCTACACGCGAAACCGCGACGTCATGGTGGCCGGCATGCGCGAGCTCGGTTTCGAGACGCTGCTCAAGGATCGCTGGCTGTCGCCGATCATCGTCACCTTCTTCAACCCGGCGCATGAGAATTTCGCCTTCGACCGCTTCTACGAACTGATGAAGGAAAAGGGCTTCATCATCTATCCGGGCAAGCTCACGGTGGTGGACTCCTTCCGCATCGGCTGCATCGGCCAGATGGACGAGCATGTCATGCGCCGCGTGGTCGAAGCGGCAGCGCAGTCGCTGAACGAAATGGGCGTCGACACCGCCGCCCCATCCCCCGCCGCTATCGCCGAGCGCGCCAAGCTCGCCGCCTGA
- the phnA gene encoding phosphonoacetate hydrolase, translating to MNQMSPVNVAANGRSYAWPRVPAIAICLDGCEPAYLDEAIKAGLMPALERIKKTGTVRFAHSVIPSFTNPNNLSIATGRPPAVHGICGNYLYNPETGEEVMMNDPKFLRAPTVFQAFYDAGAKVAVVTAKDKLRALLGKGLKFDDGRAMCFSAERSDITTKAEHGIDNASKHFGLPVPEVYSAELSEFVFAAGVQLLKEFRPDVMYLTTTDYVQHKYAPGVPQANAFYEMFDKYLAQLDALGAAIVVTADHGMKPKHHADGSPNVVYVQDLLDEWLGKDAARVILPITDPYVVHHGALGSFATAYLPKGVDREAVMAKLRKVEDIILVLGREEGCARFELPEDRMGDIILISGENKTIGTSEHRHNLAALDEPLRSHGGLTEQEVPFIVNRVLPDLPNEPVLRNFDAFYYATMAAAQA from the coding sequence ATGAACCAGATGTCTCCCGTCAACGTCGCGGCCAATGGCCGTTCCTATGCCTGGCCGCGCGTGCCGGCCATCGCCATCTGCCTCGACGGCTGCGAGCCGGCCTATCTCGATGAAGCGATCAAAGCCGGGCTGATGCCGGCACTGGAAAGGATCAAGAAGACGGGCACGGTGCGCTTCGCCCATTCGGTGATCCCGAGCTTCACCAACCCCAACAATCTGTCGATCGCCACCGGCCGGCCGCCGGCGGTGCATGGCATCTGCGGCAACTACCTCTACAACCCGGAGACGGGCGAGGAGGTGATGATGAACGATCCGAAGTTCCTGCGCGCGCCGACGGTGTTCCAAGCCTTTTACGACGCCGGCGCCAAGGTGGCGGTGGTGACGGCCAAGGACAAGCTCAGGGCGCTGCTCGGCAAGGGGCTGAAGTTCGACGACGGTCGGGCGATGTGCTTCTCGGCCGAGAGGTCCGACATCACGACAAAAGCCGAGCACGGCATCGACAATGCTTCGAAGCATTTCGGCCTGCCGGTGCCCGAGGTCTATTCGGCCGAGCTGTCGGAATTCGTCTTCGCCGCCGGCGTGCAACTCCTGAAGGAATTCCGGCCGGACGTGATGTATCTCACCACCACCGATTATGTGCAGCACAAATACGCCCCGGGCGTGCCCCAGGCCAACGCCTTCTACGAGATGTTCGACAAGTATCTGGCGCAGCTGGATGCGCTGGGTGCGGCGATCGTCGTCACCGCCGACCATGGCATGAAGCCGAAGCACCATGCCGACGGCTCGCCCAACGTGGTCTACGTCCAGGACCTGCTCGACGAATGGCTGGGCAAGGACGCCGCCCGTGTCATCCTGCCGATCACCGACCCCTATGTCGTGCATCACGGGGCGCTGGGTTCCTTCGCCACCGCTTACCTTCCCAAGGGCGTGGACCGCGAGGCGGTGATGGCAAAGCTGCGCAAGGTCGAGGACATCATCCTGGTGCTCGGTCGCGAGGAAGGCTGCGCGCGCTTCGAGCTGCCCGAGGACCGCATGGGCGACATCATCCTGATCTCCGGCGAGAACAAGACGATCGGCACCTCCGAGCACCGGCACAATCTGGCGGCGCTCGACGAGCCGCTGCGCTCGCATGGCGGGCTGACGGAGCAGGAAGTGCCGTTCATCGTCAACCGCGTGCTGCCGGATCTGCCGAACGAGCCGGTGCTGCGGAATTTCGATGCGTTCTACTACGCGACGATGGCGGCGGCGCAGGCTTAG
- a CDS encoding LysR substrate-binding domain-containing protein, with protein MRYVQLRAFHQVAISGGFSRAAEALFLTQPAISDQVRKLEEEYDVLLFNRNKKQVTLTTQGQRLLEITHRMFETEQQALELLTESRALRAGTLRIVADAAHHLLHILGAFRARYPGVQVLLRSGNTDTVISSLYSYEADIGVLPEVPSGRDFEMLKLNSTPIIAFVSADHPLAAKKSLTLKQLAQEPLVMRERGSKTRKKLEDLAAALEIELKPAIEAEGREAVREIVASGAGVGFVSAAEFGHDSRLAEIAIDAPETLMDEALICLRERSGGKLVRAFLDMARSMSGD; from the coding sequence ATGCGCTATGTCCAGCTTAGGGCGTTTCACCAGGTCGCCATTTCCGGCGGCTTTTCGCGCGCGGCCGAGGCATTGTTCCTGACCCAGCCGGCGATTTCGGATCAGGTGCGCAAGCTCGAGGAAGAATATGATGTGCTCCTGTTCAACCGGAACAAGAAGCAGGTTACGCTGACCACCCAGGGCCAGAGGCTGCTCGAGATCACCCACCGCATGTTTGAGACCGAGCAGCAGGCGTTGGAATTGTTGACGGAATCGCGCGCGCTGCGGGCCGGCACGTTGCGCATCGTCGCCGACGCGGCGCACCACCTGCTGCACATCCTCGGCGCTTTTCGCGCCCGTTATCCCGGCGTCCAGGTTTTGCTGCGCTCCGGCAACACCGACACCGTCATCAGCAGCCTCTACAGCTACGAGGCCGATATCGGTGTGCTGCCAGAAGTACCATCGGGCCGCGATTTCGAGATGCTGAAGCTGAACTCCACGCCGATCATCGCCTTCGTGTCGGCCGATCATCCACTCGCGGCGAAAAAATCGCTGACGCTCAAGCAGTTGGCGCAGGAACCGCTGGTGATGCGCGAACGTGGCTCGAAGACGCGCAAGAAGCTCGAGGATCTTGCCGCGGCTTTGGAGATCGAGCTCAAGCCCGCGATCGAGGCCGAAGGCCGCGAGGCGGTGCGCGAGATCGTCGCCTCCGGCGCCGGGGTCGGCTTCGTCTCGGCGGCCGAGTTCGGTCACGATTCGCGGTTGGCCGAGATCGCGATCGACGCGCCGGAGACGCTGATGGACGAAGCGCTGATCTGCCTGCGCGAGCGCAGCGGCGGCAAGCTGGTGCGCGCCTTTTTGGACATGGCGCGCTCGATGTCGGGGGATTGA
- a CDS encoding isocitrate/isopropylmalate dehydrogenase family protein: protein MKDVYQIAVVHGDGIGPEVCAAAVEVVKAAFGSVCPLRFTEYPAGAEHFLKTGQSFPEPTFEACRAADAILHGAGGLPGVVYPDGTEAGLDFTLRLRFELDLYANIRPIRLFEGVTSPLVGVKAGDIDYVILRENSEGLYAARGAGALLRGEVAVDTLVQTRAGIERIVRKAFELARQSNGAPRDGVRRVTCCDKANVLRSYAFFRSVFDEVAKDYPDIATEHALVDAMAMHLVLKPGHFNVIVSENMFGDILSDLAAATVGGMGMAPSAEVGDANGFFQAAHGSAPDIAGKGIANPYGTILSAAAMLEWLGRGHGDERLRRAAEQIRRVTEACLANGLLSADLKGRSSTAEITGTVCDRLAA from the coding sequence ATGAAGGATGTCTATCAGATCGCGGTCGTGCACGGCGACGGCATCGGCCCCGAAGTGTGCGCCGCGGCGGTCGAGGTGGTGAAGGCGGCATTCGGGTCAGTCTGCCCTTTGCGCTTCACCGAATATCCGGCCGGCGCCGAGCATTTCCTGAAGACGGGGCAGAGCTTTCCCGAGCCGACCTTTGAGGCCTGCCGAGCGGCGGACGCGATCCTGCATGGCGCCGGCGGCCTGCCCGGCGTCGTCTACCCGGACGGAACGGAAGCGGGGCTCGACTTCACGCTGAGGCTCCGTTTCGAGCTCGACCTCTACGCCAACATCCGCCCAATCCGGCTCTTCGAGGGAGTGACGAGTCCGCTCGTCGGCGTGAAGGCCGGCGATATCGATTACGTCATTTTGCGTGAGAACAGCGAGGGGCTTTACGCGGCGCGCGGGGCAGGGGCGCTGTTGCGCGGCGAGGTGGCGGTCGACACGCTGGTGCAAACGCGCGCCGGCATCGAGCGCATCGTGCGCAAGGCCTTCGAACTGGCGCGCCAGTCGAACGGCGCGCCGCGCGACGGCGTTCGTCGGGTGACATGCTGCGACAAGGCCAATGTGCTGCGCAGCTACGCCTTTTTCCGCTCGGTGTTCGACGAGGTGGCGAAGGACTATCCCGATATCGCGACGGAACATGCGCTGGTCGACGCCATGGCCATGCATCTCGTGCTGAAGCCCGGCCATTTCAACGTCATCGTCAGCGAGAACATGTTCGGCGACATCCTGTCGGATCTGGCGGCGGCGACGGTGGGCGGCATGGGCATGGCGCCTTCGGCCGAGGTCGGCGACGCGAACGGCTTCTTCCAGGCTGCCCACGGGTCCGCGCCGGACATTGCCGGCAAGGGGATCGCAAATCCCTACGGGACGATCCTGTCGGCCGCGGCCATGCTCGAGTGGCTCGGCCGCGGACATGGCGACGAAAGGCTGCGCAGGGCCGCCGAACAGATCCGCCGGGTGACGGAAGCGTGCCTGGCGAACGGGCTGCTCAGCGCCGACCTCAAAGGTAGGTCGTCGACCGCCGAGATCACCGGGACCGTTTGCGACCGGCTCGCGGCCTGA
- the phnY gene encoding phosphonoacetaldehyde dehydrogenase, giving the protein MTQLDPAIKVRHEPMRIAGEKVDAERRLEVRFPWNDTVIGTVPAGGAEHARRAFEIAAAYQPKLTRYERQKILLKTAELLNARKDELSDLITLELGISKQDSLYEVGRAFDVFTLSGQLAIQDDGQIFSCDLTPHGKQRKIFTIREPLNAISAITPFNHPLNMVSHKVAPAIATNNCVVVKPTELTPITALMLADILYEAGLPPEMLSVVTGWPADIGDEMITNPNIDLITFTGGVPVGKMIASKAGYKRQVLELGGNDPLIILNDLSDGDLAKAADLAVAGATKNSGQRCTAVKRILVQEKVADRFVPMVLERAKAIKFGDPREPATQLGTVVHEKAAALFEKRVHMAAEQGAEVLYDPGRRGALLPPIVVDRVPHQSELVMEETFGPIVPIVRAPDDDEALIRLSNSTAFGLSSGVCTNDFRRMQKYITGLKVGTVNIWEVPGYRIEMSPFGGIKDSGNGYKEGVIEAMKSYTNIKTFSLPW; this is encoded by the coding sequence ATGACCCAACTCGATCCCGCCATCAAAGTCCGCCACGAGCCGATGCGCATCGCCGGGGAAAAGGTCGATGCTGAGCGCAGGCTGGAAGTGCGCTTCCCCTGGAACGACACCGTCATCGGCACAGTGCCGGCGGGCGGTGCGGAGCATGCGCGGCGCGCCTTCGAGATCGCGGCCGCCTATCAGCCCAAGTTGACGCGCTACGAGCGGCAGAAGATCCTGCTCAAGACCGCCGAGCTGCTCAATGCGCGCAAGGACGAGCTGTCGGATCTCATCACGCTGGAGCTAGGCATCTCCAAGCAGGATTCGCTCTACGAGGTCGGACGCGCCTTCGACGTTTTTACCTTGAGCGGTCAGCTGGCCATCCAGGACGACGGGCAGATCTTTTCCTGCGATCTCACCCCACATGGCAAGCAGCGCAAGATCTTCACCATCCGCGAGCCGCTCAACGCGATCTCGGCCATCACACCCTTCAACCATCCGCTCAACATGGTGTCGCACAAGGTGGCGCCGGCGATCGCCACCAACAATTGCGTCGTGGTTAAGCCGACGGAGCTGACGCCGATCACGGCGCTGATGCTGGCCGATATCCTCTACGAGGCCGGCCTGCCGCCGGAAATGCTGTCGGTCGTCACCGGATGGCCTGCCGATATCGGCGACGAGATGATCACCAATCCCAATATCGACCTCATCACCTTCACCGGCGGCGTGCCGGTCGGCAAGATGATCGCGTCGAAGGCCGGCTACAAGCGCCAGGTGCTGGAGCTCGGCGGCAACGATCCGCTGATCATCCTCAACGATCTTTCGGATGGCGATCTTGCCAAGGCGGCCGATCTTGCGGTCGCCGGCGCGACAAAGAATTCCGGCCAGCGCTGCACGGCGGTGAAGCGCATCCTGGTGCAGGAGAAGGTCGCCGACCGCTTCGTGCCGATGGTGCTGGAGCGGGCCAAGGCCATCAAATTCGGCGACCCGCGCGAGCCGGCAACGCAACTGGGCACGGTGGTGCATGAGAAGGCCGCGGCGCTGTTCGAGAAGCGTGTCCACATGGCGGCTGAGCAGGGCGCCGAAGTGCTCTACGATCCAGGCCGCAGGGGCGCGTTGCTGCCGCCGATCGTGGTCGACCGCGTGCCGCACCAGTCCGAGCTGGTGATGGAGGAAACCTTTGGGCCGATCGTGCCGATCGTGCGCGCGCCGGACGATGACGAGGCGCTGATCAGGCTGTCGAATTCGACTGCCTTCGGCCTGTCGTCGGGCGTCTGCACCAATGATTTCCGCCGCATGCAGAAATACATCACCGGCCTCAAGGTCGGCACCGTCAACATCTGGGAAGTGCCGGGATACCGCATCGAGATGAGCCCCTTCGGCGGCATCAAAGACTCCGGCAACGGCTACAAGGAAGGCGTCATCGAGGCGATGAAGAGCTACACCAACATCAAGACCTTCTCCCTGCCCTGGTAA
- the fghA gene encoding S-formylglutathione hydrolase: MKVVSTSRAHGGIQGVYSHASEVCACDMTFAVFVPPQPKDGLLPVLWYLSGLTCTHANVMDKGEYRRLASELGLVIVCPDTSPRGADVPDEKDNWQFGCGAGFYLDATQAPYAKNYRMYSYVAEELPALVAANFPADMSRQAIFGHSMGGHGALTIALKNPERYRSCSAFAPIVQPSTAGWSRPAFEKYLGGEEKSWRAYDATLLIEDGRRYPEFLVDQGTADGFLQDGLRPWLLEEACKKAGIDLTLRMQEGYDHSYNFISTFMDDHLKWHAARLA; the protein is encoded by the coding sequence ATGAAGGTCGTTTCCACCTCCAGAGCACATGGCGGGATCCAGGGTGTCTATTCGCACGCTTCCGAAGTCTGCGCCTGCGACATGACCTTCGCCGTCTTCGTGCCGCCGCAGCCCAAGGACGGGCTGCTTCCGGTCCTCTGGTATCTGTCGGGCCTGACCTGCACGCATGCAAACGTCATGGACAAGGGCGAGTACCGACGGCTGGCGTCCGAGCTCGGACTGGTCATCGTGTGTCCCGACACCAGCCCGCGCGGCGCCGACGTGCCGGACGAGAAGGACAATTGGCAGTTCGGCTGCGGCGCCGGCTTCTACCTCGATGCGACGCAAGCGCCTTATGCGAAGAACTATCGCATGTATTCCTACGTCGCCGAGGAATTGCCGGCACTCGTCGCCGCCAATTTCCCGGCCGACATGTCACGCCAGGCGATCTTCGGTCATTCGATGGGCGGACACGGCGCGCTGACGATCGCGCTGAAGAATCCAGAGCGCTACCGGAGCTGCTCGGCCTTCGCGCCGATCGTGCAGCCGTCGACGGCCGGCTGGTCGCGTCCCGCTTTCGAAAAATATCTCGGAGGCGAGGAAAAGAGCTGGCGCGCCTATGACGCCACGCTGCTGATCGAGGACGGCCGGCGATACCCGGAATTCCTCGTCGATCAAGGCACGGCGGATGGCTTCCTGCAGGATGGTCTCCGGCCATGGCTCCTCGAAGAGGCATGCAAGAAGGCTGGCATCGACCTGACCCTGCGCATGCAGGAGGGCTACGACCACTCCTACAATTTCATCTCGACCTTCATGGACGATCACCTCAAATGGCATGCCGCGCGGCTTGCCTGA
- a CDS encoding alpha-hydroxy acid oxidase has translation MRRLDRCVSVEDFRRLARGRLPKSVFEFVDGGAGQELTLRENRAGFERIRLLPRILTDVSRPDLTTTLWSRAYPTPLVISPMGSCALVRPGADIAIATAAAARGIPYTLSTMATTGIEQMARAVEGPLWFQLYVLKDFDFNRRLVRQAEEFGYSALVVTVDLQTGGKREKDLRNGISIPLRPSLRHMIEGIAHPAWAFRLLRGGFPQFENVRGYLGDTSAGLTIAARVGRNLHAGFDWNDFRTIRDWWKGPLIVKGVLHPDDAARLIGEGADGVWVSNHGGRQLDGAIASVDATAAVHAAVGGRVPILIDSGIRTGMDAIKAKACGATASAIGRAALFGAVAGQAGVERVLDILLDEIATGLKLCGVPGFQQIEPDLIAPAD, from the coding sequence ATGAGGCGGCTCGATCGCTGCGTATCGGTGGAGGATTTTCGCCGGTTGGCGCGCGGCCGGCTGCCGAAATCCGTCTTCGAGTTCGTCGATGGCGGAGCAGGCCAGGAACTGACCTTGCGCGAGAACCGCGCCGGCTTCGAGCGTATCCGGCTGCTGCCCCGTATTCTGACCGACGTATCCCGGCCTGACCTGACCACCACGCTATGGTCGAGAGCCTATCCGACGCCGCTGGTGATCAGCCCGATGGGATCCTGCGCGCTGGTGCGCCCCGGCGCCGACATTGCGATTGCCACGGCGGCAGCGGCGCGAGGCATACCCTACACGCTGTCGACCATGGCGACGACCGGGATCGAACAGATGGCAAGGGCGGTCGAGGGACCGCTCTGGTTCCAGCTCTATGTGCTGAAGGATTTCGATTTCAATCGCCGGCTGGTGCGCCAGGCTGAAGAGTTCGGCTATTCGGCGCTCGTGGTCACGGTCGACCTGCAGACGGGCGGCAAGCGCGAAAAAGACCTCAGAAACGGAATCTCGATCCCGCTCAGGCCTTCGCTGCGGCACATGATCGAAGGGATCGCGCATCCGGCCTGGGCGTTTCGCCTCCTGCGCGGCGGCTTCCCGCAATTCGAGAATGTTCGCGGCTATCTCGGCGACACCAGCGCGGGGCTGACGATCGCGGCGCGCGTCGGCCGCAACCTCCATGCCGGTTTCGATTGGAATGACTTCCGCACGATCCGCGACTGGTGGAAGGGCCCGCTGATCGTCAAGGGCGTCCTGCATCCGGACGATGCCGCGAGACTGATCGGGGAGGGCGCGGACGGGGTCTGGGTGTCCAATCATGGCGGCCGGCAGCTCGACGGCGCGATCGCAAGCGTCGATGCAACTGCGGCCGTGCATGCGGCCGTCGGCGGCCGGGTTCCGATCCTGATCGATTCCGGCATCCGCACGGGCATGGACGCCATCAAGGCAAAAGCATGCGGAGCAACCGCCTCGGCAATCGGCCGGGCCGCCCTGTTCGGCGCAGTGGCGGGACAGGCCGGCGTCGAGCGGGTCCTGGACATTCTGCTCGACGAAATCGCAACGGGTCTGAAGCTTTGCGGGGTGCCCGGTTTTCAGCAAATTGAGCCGGATTTGATCGCTCCGGCGGACTGA
- a CDS encoding PQQ-dependent sugar dehydrogenase: MRRFDSAIRWPIAALCCAMALGVAGCSDDNTDPNAQIGPNPKLPEINQYLFPPMHLASVVGWKNDEKPAVAQGLRIEALAKGLQHPRSLYVLPNGDILVVESTAPNEASVKRPKDIVMGWIESWVTSGGDTGPSNRITLLRDTNGDGKLDYQGVFLDHLNSPFGVALVGNDLYVANTDAIVRYPYQPGDTKITAPGKVLTELPGGPIDHHWTKSLVASPDGSLLYVGVGSNSNITENGIQAEKDRAAIWEVDRATGRWRIFASGLRNPNGLSFEPESKALWTVVNERDELGPNLVPDYMTSVKDGAFYGWPYSYYGQHVDPRVMPQRPDMVAKAIPPDYALSSHVAPLGLAFYTANNLPQSYRGGAFVGEHGSWDRSRFNGYKMVFVPFSGGHPNGMAQDVVTGFLNDKGEARGRPVGVAVDKSGALLIADDVGNTVWRVTAAAPGST; encoded by the coding sequence ATGAGACGGTTTGATAGCGCGATCAGATGGCCGATCGCGGCGCTTTGCTGCGCAATGGCCCTGGGGGTCGCGGGCTGCAGCGACGACAACACCGATCCGAACGCGCAGATCGGCCCGAATCCAAAACTGCCGGAGATAAATCAATATCTGTTCCCGCCAATGCATCTGGCCTCAGTGGTCGGCTGGAAAAATGACGAAAAGCCCGCCGTCGCCCAAGGCCTGCGGATCGAGGCGCTGGCGAAGGGCCTTCAGCATCCGCGCTCGCTTTACGTGCTGCCCAACGGCGACATACTGGTGGTGGAATCGACGGCGCCGAACGAAGCGTCGGTCAAGCGGCCCAAGGACATCGTCATGGGCTGGATCGAGAGCTGGGTCACCTCCGGCGGCGACACTGGCCCGAGCAATCGCATCACGCTCTTGCGCGACACCAACGGCGACGGCAAGCTGGACTATCAGGGCGTGTTCCTCGACCATCTCAATTCGCCCTTCGGCGTGGCTCTGGTCGGCAACGACCTCTATGTCGCCAATACGGACGCGATCGTGCGCTATCCCTATCAGCCAGGCGATACGAAGATCACGGCGCCCGGCAAGGTGCTGACGGAACTGCCCGGCGGACCGATCGATCACCACTGGACGAAGAGCCTTGTCGCAAGCCCTGACGGCTCATTGCTCTATGTCGGCGTCGGCTCGAACAGCAACATCACCGAGAACGGCATCCAGGCCGAGAAGGACCGCGCCGCGATCTGGGAGGTCGACCGCGCCACCGGCCGCTGGCGCATCTTCGCCAGCGGGCTGCGCAATCCCAACGGCCTGTCGTTCGAACCGGAAAGCAAGGCGCTGTGGACCGTGGTCAACGAGCGCGACGAGCTCGGACCGAACCTGGTGCCGGATTACATGACGTCGGTAAAGGACGGCGCCTTCTATGGCTGGCCCTACAGCTACTATGGCCAGCATGTCGATCCGCGCGTGATGCCGCAACGGCCGGACATGGTGGCCAAGGCGATCCCGCCGGACTATGCGCTGAGCTCGCATGTCGCGCCGCTCGGGCTTGCCTTCTACACCGCGAACAACCTGCCGCAATCCTATCGCGGCGGCGCCTTCGTCGGCGAACACGGCAGCTGGGACCGCTCCCGTTTCAACGGCTACAAGATGGTTTTCGTGCCGTTCAGCGGCGGGCATCCGAACGGCATGGCCCAGGACGTCGTCACCGGCTTCCTCAACGACAAGGGCGAGGCGAGGGGCCGCCCCGTCGGCGTTGCCGTCGACAAATCCGGCGCGCTGCTCATTGCCGACGACGTCGGCAACACGGTCTGGCGGGTGACGGCTGCCGCGCCAGGTTCCACGTAA
- a CDS encoding glucose 1-dehydrogenase — protein MRLAGKVAIVTGGGSGFGEGIVKKFIEEGASVVLMDRDEAAAARVAGEAGDKVRPITGDVSTLESFIAAADLARSAFGGLDILVNNAGVAQPPLPLEMMDEGLFDRIANVNMRSIYNGARAVVPHFKSSKSGAILNVASTGGVSPRPNLTWYNASKGWAIAATRAMAVELAPFGIRVNAINPVAGDTPLLSTFIGSGEENRARVIATIPIGRLSTPQDMGNAAAFLCSDEASMITGVDLNVDGGKCI, from the coding sequence ATGAGACTTGCTGGCAAGGTTGCCATCGTCACCGGTGGCGGTTCGGGATTTGGCGAGGGCATCGTCAAGAAGTTCATCGAGGAAGGCGCGTCGGTCGTGCTGATGGACCGCGACGAAGCGGCGGCCGCGCGCGTCGCTGGCGAAGCCGGCGACAAGGTGCGGCCGATCACCGGCGACGTCTCGACACTGGAGAGTTTTATCGCGGCCGCCGACCTGGCGCGCTCTGCCTTCGGCGGCCTCGACATACTGGTCAACAATGCCGGCGTCGCGCAGCCGCCGCTGCCCTTGGAGATGATGGACGAAGGTCTGTTCGACCGCATCGCCAACGTCAACATGCGCTCGATTTACAATGGCGCGCGCGCCGTGGTGCCGCATTTCAAATCGAGCAAATCCGGCGCTATCCTCAATGTCGCTTCGACGGGCGGCGTCTCGCCGCGTCCGAACCTCACCTGGTACAATGCCTCGAAGGGCTGGGCGATCGCCGCCACCCGCGCCATGGCGGTGGAGCTCGCGCCTTTCGGCATCCGCGTCAACGCGATCAACCCGGTCGCCGGCGACACGCCGCTTCTGTCCACCTTCATCGGCTCCGGCGAGGAAAACCGCGCCCGCGTCATCGCCACCATTCCGATCGGCCGGCTGTCGACGCCGCAGGACATGGGCAACGCCGCGGCGTTCCTCTGCTCCGACGAGGCCAGCATGATCACCGGCGTCGACCTCAATGTCGATGGCGGCAAATGCATCTGA